The sequence below is a genomic window from Nitrososphaerota archaeon.
TAAGAAGATGGAGATTTTTGGTGCACCTAAAGGAGAATTATTGGCCAAAGATATCGACGCTCCATTTATTGGCCTCGTGCCGATAGACCCCAAGATCGCCGAGCTCTCTGACAACGGCATGATAGAAAATTATCAGAGCAAGGTCTTTGCCGAAATTACTAACAATATAGTCCGCAATGTCCAGAAGTTCAGCGAGGGCGCTCCGAAGGTTCTTCCGATTTCGTGGAAGAGCAAGAAACTTCCCATCGTAAAATAGTTCTATAAACGCATAAAAGTAATCACAGTTTTAGCCTCGTAGAAGTTGAAGGCTGCAGTAATTCACCAGCACGGAGCTCCAGCGGTTCTCAAGTACGAGGACTTTCCCGACCCAGCATATTCTCCAAACGAAGTTCTGATAAGAATTAGGGCCTGCTCGATAAACCATCTTGATCTGTGGATAAGGCAGGGCTTGAGGAACGTTAACATCAAATTGCCCCATATCTGCGGCTGCGACATTGCAGGAGAGGTTGCTGAAGTTGGAAGTGTAGTAAAAGGGATAGAAAGAGGTCAGCAAGTAGTAATCTTACCCGGTACGAGTTGCGGAAGGTGCGATTACTGCCTTTCTGGAAATGACAACTTCTGCAAGCAGTATGAAATAATCGGAGGGTATGAAAGGAACGGCGGCTATGCCGAATACGTTGCAGCGCCTCCTCAAAACGTGCTGATGAAGCCCGAGAAGATGAGCTTTGAAGAGATAGCCGCAATACCATTAACGTTTTTGACTGCGTGGCATATGCTGGTAACCCGTGCAAGAATCAGGGCTGGCGAAACCGTCCTTGTCATAGCTGGAGGGAGTGGCGTCGGCAGTGCAGCGATACAGGTCGCCAAGA
It includes:
- a CDS encoding zinc-binding dehydrogenase; translated protein: MKAAVIHQHGAPAVLKYEDFPDPAYSPNEVLIRIRACSINHLDLWIRQGLRNVNIKLPHICGCDIAGEVAEVGSVVKGIERGQQVVILPGTSCGRCDYCLSGNDNFCKQYEIIGGYERNGGYAEYVAAPPQNVLMKPEKMSFEEIAAIPLTFLTAWHMLVTRARIRAGETVLVIAGGSGVGSAAIQVAKNFGVQVIATAGSEAKMKKAKQLGADYTINHSTQDIAEETRRITNRRGADVVFENVGKATWDKSVQALTHGGRLITCGATSGSDVSLDLRYLYRRQLTIMGNYMGSKGELFEIMKFVEAGKFKPVIDRIMPLQKAAEAHKLIEDRAVFGKIVLKP